One genomic segment of Brevibacillus laterosporus LMG 15441 includes these proteins:
- a CDS encoding DnaD domain-containing protein — translation MDRQIRQLIQEGSTSVSNLLLKNYKRMSLADEEMMLIIHLLSFQQEGNQFPTLSQLEDRLSMSGLRLIQLLQKMMKDQWISIDENVDEQTGFRSESYNLSVVYDRLFECLKQSYQVQREAFSDSRQEVAVTSHMDIPGGPTDTMLFTLDEDQQPDNLYTQFEQTFGRPLSPIEVETLQIWVEEDRYAEELIIAALREAQSVGKLFIRYIDRILLEWQRNQVCSVEEAREYSQRFRRQVAVKEGR, via the coding sequence ATGGATCGACAAATAAGACAATTGATACAAGAGGGTTCTACGTCCGTTTCTAATTTATTATTAAAAAATTATAAACGTATGTCGTTAGCGGACGAAGAAATGATGTTAATTATCCACCTCTTGTCATTTCAACAAGAAGGGAATCAATTTCCTACCTTATCGCAGCTTGAGGATCGGCTCTCCATGTCTGGATTGCGTTTAATACAATTGTTGCAGAAAATGATGAAGGATCAATGGATCAGCATTGATGAGAATGTTGATGAACAAACAGGTTTTCGTTCGGAAAGCTACAATCTTTCTGTTGTCTATGACCGTTTGTTTGAGTGTTTGAAACAAAGTTATCAAGTACAACGTGAAGCATTTAGTGATTCCAGACAGGAAGTGGCAGTAACGTCTCACATGGATATACCGGGTGGACCTACTGATACGATGCTATTTACACTAGATGAGGACCAGCAGCCAGATAATTTGTACACACAATTTGAACAAACATTTGGGCGACCGCTTTCTCCGATTGAGGTAGAGACATTACAAATTTGGGTGGAAGAGGATAGATATGCAGAAGAGCTAATCATAGCTGCCTTACGAGAGGCACAGTCTGTTGGCAAGCTATTTATCCGCTATATTGACCGTATCTTATTGGAGTGGCAACGCAATCAGGTCTGCTCTGTTGAGGAAGCGAGAGAGTACAGTCAACGATTTCGTCGCCAAGTAGCTGTAAAAGAGGGACGGTAG
- a CDS encoding glycosyltransferase family 4 protein, whose amino-acid sequence MRIAIISPGPFSVPPVRGSSVELDIDEVSKRLALSHDIEIYTRTCEDYPRSELDGRIKYIRLSYHGQKSYMKQVASRIKKNKPDLILIENRPSFVSIVRKACKDIPIVLNMHSHVFASRKVISPLRMKKVKKQVDCFITNSNYLRQYLIKKHGISTQKIHAVHLGVDVPTYSLSKEGQKIISEKRESLGYQPHHRVMMYAGRLMREKGVHLLIHAFEQIAKRDQHARLLIVGGKGYGNNEENKYVRYLKKLATPLKEKVRFVNFIPSKQMPEWYHICDIVATPSVWNEPFCRVNIEGMAAGKPILTTTKGGIGEVVEHNETGYLIPPKEWVKTIPDLWEQMWNSASFFTTFGSRSILRASEFTWEKTANEYMEVFSKAIQIREQKKQRPRQKT is encoded by the coding sequence ATGAGAATTGCAATCATAAGTCCTGGCCCTTTTTCTGTTCCACCTGTTCGAGGTAGTTCAGTTGAATTGGATATTGATGAGGTAAGTAAAAGATTAGCACTGTCTCATGATATCGAAATTTACACAAGAACCTGTGAAGATTACCCACGGTCAGAACTAGATGGCAGAATCAAGTATATTCGGTTATCGTATCATGGACAAAAATCTTATATGAAGCAAGTAGCAAGTCGAATAAAAAAAAACAAGCCTGATTTAATTTTGATAGAGAATCGTCCAAGTTTTGTTTCTATAGTGCGCAAGGCTTGTAAAGATATACCTATTGTACTAAATATGCATTCTCATGTATTTGCTTCACGTAAGGTGATTTCGCCTCTCCGTATGAAAAAAGTGAAAAAGCAGGTAGATTGTTTTATTACCAACAGTAACTATCTACGACAATATCTTATCAAGAAGCATGGTATCTCAACACAGAAGATACACGCCGTTCACCTTGGAGTAGATGTTCCCACTTATTCACTGTCTAAGGAGGGGCAGAAGATCATTTCCGAAAAACGAGAATCCCTGGGTTATCAACCGCACCATCGCGTGATGATGTATGCCGGGCGATTAATGCGTGAAAAAGGGGTACATCTCTTAATTCATGCCTTCGAACAGATCGCTAAGCGAGACCAGCATGCACGTCTGCTCATAGTTGGCGGAAAAGGATATGGAAACAATGAGGAAAACAAATACGTACGCTATTTGAAAAAATTGGCTACACCCCTAAAAGAGAAGGTACGCTTTGTTAATTTTATCCCTTCGAAACAGATGCCAGAGTGGTATCATATCTGTGATATTGTAGCTACCCCATCCGTTTGGAACGAGCCGTTTTGTCGGGTTAATATAGAGGGAATGGCGGCAGGAAAGCCTATTTTAACTACAACAAAAGGAGGAATAGGAGAGGTGGTTGAACACAATGAGACCGGCTATCTCATTCCTCCTAAGGAATGGGTGAAAACCATACCAGACCTCTGGGAACAAATGTGGAATTCTGCCTCTTTCTTTACAACCTTTGGCTCTCGTTCGATATTACGAGCAAGTGAATTTACATGGGAAAAAACAGCTAATGAATATATGGAGGTTTTCTCTAAGGCAATTCAGATACGTGAACAGAAAAAACAGCGCCCACGCCAGAAAACGTAG
- a CDS encoding glucose-1-phosphate thymidylyltransferase, with amino-acid sequence MKGLILCAGRGTRLYPLSYSQPKTLLPVANLPVIQHCLQKLLDVGIREIGIVISPNQLQIPAYVGNGQKYGAVIRYIEQQEPLGIAHAVSLAESFIAEDKFALFLGDNLMMESLHSLHDSFTKTDAYAAVLLSEVEKPQDFGIAEVQGEQIQSIVEKPQFPKSNLAVIGAYFFTPAIFQVIAGLQPSKRGEYEITDAIAALLQQGKKVVHSTTKLPYSDVGTMERWLEANRWMLDKSIGDEVQVGEGSMIDNCEIIGPVMIGENCLLSNCTIGPYVCIQNGAEVRNCQRIENSILLEDTKLVNLDCYIHDSIFGRSSYLVGGVPNVSRQDMGIFIMSDHSTITLPATRRIGVS; translated from the coding sequence TTGAAAGGGTTAATTTTATGCGCTGGCCGTGGCACACGACTATATCCACTTTCCTATTCACAGCCCAAGACACTCCTACCTGTAGCTAATCTACCGGTGATCCAGCATTGTTTGCAAAAGTTACTTGATGTCGGTATTAGGGAAATAGGTATCGTGATTAGTCCAAACCAATTGCAAATACCCGCGTATGTTGGGAATGGACAAAAATATGGCGCAGTGATTAGGTATATTGAACAGCAGGAGCCATTGGGTATTGCCCATGCTGTTTCATTAGCTGAATCTTTTATAGCTGAAGATAAGTTTGCTTTGTTTTTAGGGGATAACTTAATGATGGAGTCCTTGCATAGTTTACACGACAGCTTCACTAAGACAGATGCTTACGCTGCCGTTTTACTAAGCGAGGTAGAGAAACCACAGGATTTTGGCATAGCTGAAGTGCAAGGAGAACAAATCCAATCCATTGTTGAAAAGCCACAATTTCCTAAAAGCAATTTAGCTGTAATCGGAGCCTACTTTTTTACCCCTGCTATCTTTCAAGTAATTGCTGGATTACAACCATCTAAGCGGGGCGAATACGAAATTACTGATGCCATTGCCGCACTTTTACAGCAAGGTAAAAAGGTAGTACATTCTACAACCAAGCTACCTTATTCCGATGTAGGGACGATGGAGAGATGGTTGGAGGCTAATCGCTGGATGCTAGACAAATCTATTGGAGATGAGGTGCAAGTAGGAGAGGGAAGTATGATTGATAACTGTGAGATTATAGGGCCAGTGATGATAGGTGAAAACTGCCTATTGTCTAACTGCACAATTGGTCCTTATGTATGTATCCAAAATGGAGCGGAGGTAAGAAATTGCCAAAGAATTGAAAACAGTATTTTATTAGAAGACACCAAATTAGTAAATTTAGATTGTTATATTCATGACAGTATTTTTGGGCGCTCATCTTATTTGGTTGGGGGAGTACCTAATGTTTCACGACAGGATATGGGGATATTTATTATGAGTGATCATTCGACGATAACACTACCTGCGACAAGGAGAATTGGGGTTTCATGA
- a CDS encoding glycosyltransferase family 2 protein codes for MTDIEIEDNAVIPMFTVVIPTYNRSDMLKKAIKSVLKQTCDDWEILVMDDASTDSTEEIVANTFTHSKIRYYRMEKNSGISKVMNKALGLTRTPYLIQLDSDDWLAKRTLERFKQVILKNQHSQKKEKCALYYGNMNVWRVYKGKYRKRKGIRHRQIRGKYDFLQYDGWMVAPRCYRVNALQEVGGWDTSDKYGGRIMEDRRMILRLIEKFPVQHIDKTLYNRTKHRKQLTEPGSIQKRNYLRRQTYEYYLKRWGNKYRAIFGTRGRFLVIKQLVRRKKKRGHRK; via the coding sequence ATGACTGACATAGAAATAGAAGATAATGCAGTTATCCCCATGTTTACTGTCGTAATACCTACCTATAACCGATCGGATATGCTAAAAAAGGCGATAAAAAGTGTCTTGAAGCAGACCTGTGATGATTGGGAAATACTCGTCATGGATGATGCTTCTACGGATAGTACGGAGGAAATTGTCGCTAACACTTTTACTCATTCGAAGATTCGATACTATCGTATGGAAAAGAATTCAGGCATATCGAAGGTCATGAATAAGGCATTGGGACTGACTCGCACTCCTTATCTGATTCAATTGGATTCCGATGATTGGTTAGCCAAACGTACTTTGGAGAGGTTTAAACAAGTCATTTTGAAAAATCAACATAGTCAAAAAAAGGAAAAATGTGCGCTGTACTATGGAAATATGAATGTGTGGCGTGTTTATAAAGGTAAATATCGTAAGCGAAAAGGCATTAGACATCGGCAAATTAGAGGGAAGTATGATTTTTTACAATATGATGGCTGGATGGTAGCACCGCGTTGTTATCGCGTGAATGCCTTGCAAGAGGTAGGGGGATGGGATACCTCGGACAAATATGGTGGCAGAATTATGGAAGATCGTCGAATGATTTTACGCTTAATTGAAAAGTTTCCCGTTCAGCATATAGATAAAACGTTATATAACAGAACAAAGCATCGAAAACAATTGACAGAGCCAGGGTCGATTCAAAAACGTAATTATTTACGGAGGCAGACGTATGAATATTATTTAAAGAGATGGGGGAATAAATATCGTGCTATTTTTGGCACGAGAGGACGTTTTCTAGTCATTAAACAGCTAGTGAGGCGCAAAAAGAAAAGAGGTCATCGCAAATGA
- a CDS encoding NAD-dependent epimerase/dehydratase family protein, whose protein sequence is MRKKAVVTGCAGFIGSHLTERLLADDYEVIGVDNMLLNYPLSYKERNIKDSLQDSRFHFINQPIQDVDWSYLLKGVQYIFHLAALPGVRASWGDAFQEYVKHNVTATQILLEASLTHQSLRKIVLASSSSVYGTMQEGVTQETAPLEPLSPYGVTKVSMEYLMQAYVKAYQLPVVALRYFTVYGPRQRPDMAFHRFFRAMMHKEPIQIYGDGSQSRNFSYVHDVVEANLLASEFGQVGKVYNIGGEREISLLEAVSLMAKIMQVEPDITFTIAEKGDSRRTCADISLAAQQIGYRPHTSLEQGLYQQFQDIKKLYQGG, encoded by the coding sequence ATGAGGAAAAAAGCTGTGGTGACTGGCTGCGCAGGATTTATCGGCTCTCATTTGACAGAGCGATTGCTGGCAGACGATTATGAAGTAATTGGTGTAGATAATATGCTTCTGAACTACCCATTGTCTTATAAGGAACGCAACATCAAGGATAGTTTACAGGATTCCCGATTTCATTTCATCAATCAACCCATTCAGGATGTTGACTGGTCTTATCTGTTAAAGGGTGTACAGTATATTTTCCACCTGGCTGCCTTACCTGGTGTGCGTGCAAGCTGGGGGGATGCTTTTCAGGAGTATGTTAAACACAATGTAACTGCAACCCAAATCCTATTAGAAGCTAGCCTTACTCATCAATCATTGCGAAAAATTGTGCTTGCCTCCTCCTCTTCTGTTTATGGAACAATGCAAGAAGGAGTAACACAGGAAACAGCTCCGCTTGAACCACTTTCCCCTTATGGTGTAACCAAAGTCTCCATGGAGTACTTGATGCAAGCTTATGTGAAAGCCTATCAATTACCAGTGGTTGCACTCCGCTATTTTACCGTATATGGCCCCAGACAGCGTCCTGACATGGCCTTTCATCGATTTTTTCGAGCTATGATGCACAAAGAGCCCATACAAATTTACGGGGATGGTAGTCAAAGCCGCAACTTTAGCTACGTACACGATGTGGTGGAAGCCAATCTGTTGGCAAGTGAGTTCGGTCAGGTGGGGAAGGTTTATAACATCGGTGGAGAAAGAGAAATTAGCTTGTTAGAGGCCGTTTCGCTTATGGCAAAGATCATGCAAGTGGAGCCGGATATTACCTTCACAATAGCAGAAAAAGGTGATTCGAGGCGTACCTGTGCTGATATATCCCTAGCAGCTCAACAGATTGGCTATCGTCCACATACCTCGTTGGAACAGGGGCTCTACCAGCAATTTCAGGATATTAAGAAGCTGTACCAGGGGGGATGA
- a CDS encoding glycosyltransferase has product MHRVLLYRRIYLPRSETFIYEQLIGHTQVEPLVVTRSNPINVDQFPHKSIYVKKKLTNLHHWVKRKQIKILHARFGTGGLELLPVAKRSKLPLLVSFHGTDVSRRPNVDPNYKRQLKQLFRRGSAFTVVSKHMKKKIIKLGCPKHKITLLRSGIDLQKFAYQAMQPVWNHFYKFLSIGRLVEKKGMDTLISAFRHVHKVFPNATLTIVGEGDQQKKLKKLIKRYKLQNSVALKGGVSHLQVAEELARCHMFVLACQTAKDGNQEGIPNVLMEAMATGRPVISTSHAGIPELIEHGVSGLLAPERSPRKFAEMMIRMIQEEQRWTEYTLNARVKVEKQHDINKQRKVLENVYIRLIKENNRHLATK; this is encoded by the coding sequence ATGCATCGTGTTCTTTTATATCGCCGAATTTATCTTCCAAGAAGTGAAACCTTCATTTACGAACAACTAATTGGACATACACAGGTGGAACCACTAGTAGTTACTAGGAGTAACCCGATTAATGTGGATCAATTTCCTCATAAGTCAATCTACGTAAAAAAGAAATTAACAAATCTCCATCATTGGGTGAAGAGAAAACAGATTAAGATACTCCACGCTAGATTTGGAACAGGAGGGCTTGAATTACTACCGGTTGCCAAACGTTCCAAATTACCGTTACTGGTGTCATTTCACGGAACGGATGTATCCCGCCGGCCCAATGTTGATCCTAACTATAAACGACAATTAAAGCAGTTGTTTCGGAGAGGAAGCGCATTTACGGTAGTAAGTAAGCACATGAAAAAAAAGATAATAAAACTAGGATGCCCGAAACACAAAATAACGTTGCTACGATCAGGAATTGACCTTCAAAAATTTGCCTATCAGGCTATGCAACCTGTTTGGAATCATTTCTATAAATTTTTAAGTATTGGGCGACTAGTAGAAAAAAAAGGAATGGATACGCTCATAAGCGCCTTTCGACATGTACACAAGGTTTTTCCAAATGCTACGTTAACAATAGTAGGGGAAGGGGATCAGCAAAAGAAACTAAAAAAATTGATTAAGCGCTATAAGTTACAAAATAGTGTGGCGCTTAAAGGCGGTGTCAGCCACCTGCAAGTAGCCGAGGAGTTGGCTCGTTGTCATATGTTTGTACTTGCTTGCCAAACAGCGAAAGATGGCAATCAAGAGGGAATTCCTAATGTACTAATGGAAGCCATGGCTACAGGAAGGCCGGTTATTTCTACCAGCCATGCTGGCATTCCAGAACTGATAGAGCACGGTGTAAGCGGGTTACTTGCTCCCGAGAGGTCACCTCGCAAATTTGCCGAAATGATGATTCGTATGATCCAGGAAGAACAACGGTGGACAGAATACACCTTGAATGCACGTGTGAAAGTGGAAAAACAACATGACATTAACAAGCAACGTAAGGTTTTGGAAAACGTATATATACGACTAATAAAAGAAAACAATAGGCACTTAGCAACCAAGTAA